From Epinephelus lanceolatus isolate andai-2023 chromosome 5, ASM4190304v1, whole genome shotgun sequence, the proteins below share one genomic window:
- the phlda2 gene encoding pleckstrin homology-like domain family A member 2, protein MKMSAAEISQILKEGELEKRSDNLLQFWKRKTCVLTTDSLNIYADTQKRSKGKELKLQSIKKVDCVERTGKFVYFTIVTTDNKEIDFRCSGEENCWNAVITMALIDYQNRKAIQDFKTRQDNESASPGQQERRMARAP, encoded by the coding sequence ATGAAAATGTCAGCGGCGGAGATCAGCCAGATCCTCAAGGAGGGAGAGCTGGAGAAGAGGAGCGACAACCTGCTCCAGTTCTGGAAGAGGAAGACGTGCGTCCTGACCACGGACAGCCTCAACATTTACGCCGACACGCAGAAGCGCTCCAAGGGCAAGGAGCTCAAGCTGCAGTCCATCAAGAAGGTGGACTGCGTGGAGCGCACCGGCAAGTTCGTCTATTTCACCATCGTCACCACAGACAATAAGGAGATCGATTTCCGGTGTTCTGGAGAGGAGAACTGCTGGAACGCAGTGATCACCATGGCCCTGATCGATTACCAGAACAGAAAGGCCATCCAGGACTTTAAAACGCGGCAGGACAATGAGAGCGCGTCTCCCGGACAGCAGGAGAGGCGCATGGCGAGGGCGCCCTGA